The proteins below are encoded in one region of Streptomyces cyanogenus:
- a CDS encoding response regulator: MIVVDDQAVVRAGFAAIVDAEPDLTVVAEAGDGAAAVSLAAAGEADVVLMDIRMPGMDGLTATRLITAPAGGPRVLVLTTFDLDEYVYEALRAGASGFLLKDAEPEQLLSAIRVVAAGDGILAPAVTRRLIDTFARTAPPPPPAGGPLGRLTQREREVLLKIASGLTNAEIGAELGVTTGTVKSHVNALLSKLGLRDRVQATILAYETGLITPGGVAQG; encoded by the coding sequence GTGATCGTCGTCGACGACCAGGCCGTGGTCCGGGCCGGATTCGCCGCCATCGTGGACGCCGAACCCGATCTGACCGTGGTGGCCGAGGCCGGTGACGGAGCGGCGGCGGTGTCGCTCGCCGCCGCCGGGGAGGCCGACGTCGTCCTGATGGACATCCGGATGCCGGGCATGGACGGTCTCACCGCGACCCGGCTGATCACCGCGCCGGCCGGCGGGCCGCGCGTGCTGGTGCTCACCACGTTCGACCTGGACGAGTACGTGTACGAGGCGCTGCGTGCCGGCGCGTCGGGGTTCCTGCTGAAGGACGCCGAGCCCGAGCAGTTGCTGTCCGCGATCCGGGTGGTCGCGGCCGGCGACGGCATCCTGGCGCCCGCCGTGACCCGCCGCCTCATCGACACCTTCGCCCGCACGGCCCCGCCTCCGCCCCCGGCCGGCGGACCCCTGGGCCGGCTCACCCAGCGGGAACGGGAGGTGCTGCTGAAGATCGCCTCGGGGCTGACCAACGCCGAGATCGGTGCCGAACTCGGCGTCACCACGGGCACGGTCAAGAGCCATGTGAACGCCCTGCTGTCCAAGCTGGGCCTGCGCGACCGGGTCCAGGCCACGATCCTCGCCTACGAGACCGGCCTGATCACACCGGGCGGTGTCGCGCAAG